The Lysobacter enzymogenes DNA segment ACGACGGCCACATCTTCTGCCTGGAAGACCAGATCGAAGCCGAAGTGACCGCGTTCCACCAGCAGGCGCTGGCGGTGTACGCCGATTTCGGTTTCGAGGACATCCAGATCAAGATCGCGCTGCGCCCGGATTCGCGCCTCGGCGACGACGCCACCTGGGACAAGGCCGAAGGCGCGCTGCGCAGCGCGTTGGCCGCGTGCAACGTGGAATGGCAGGAACTGCCGGGCGAGGGCGCGTTCTACGGCCCGAAGATCGAATACCACTTGAAGGACGCGATCGGCCGCACCTGGCAGCTCGGCACGATGCAGGTCGACTTCATGATGCCGGGCCGCCTGGGCGCGGAATACGTCGACGAAAACAGCCAGCGGCGCACGCCGGTGATGCTGCACCGGGCCATCGTCGGCTCGATGGAGCGTTTCATCGGCATCCTGATCGAACACCACGCCGGCCAGTTCCCGGCCTGGCTGGCGCCGGTCCAGGCGGCGGTGCTCAATATCACCGATGCCCAGGGCGATTATGTGGAAGAGGTCAGGAAACTCCTTGCAAATCAAGGGTTCCGGGTCGAGGCCGATTTGCGAAACGAAAAAATCGGCCGTAAGATTCGCGAGCACACGCTGCAGCGCGTGCCGTACCTGCTCGTGGCCGGCGACCGCGAGAAGGAGACCGGCACGATCGCAGTGCGTACGCGGGGTGGGGAGGACCTGGGGACGATGACCGTCGCCGAGTTCGCTTCGCGTCTTATGAGCGAGCGAGCCTGACCCGGCCGGCCGCCGCCCGCGCGCAGCGTCACAACCTCCGTCCCGGTCAGGCCGGGACGGCCCCAGGCGCGTAACATCGCGTTTTTATTGGAGATTGCAACAATCAGTACCCCTGAGAAGCCGAATCGAAAGAACCAGGAAATCCGCGTCCCGCGCGTGCGCGTGATCGGCAGCGACGGCGAGATGATCGGCGTGCTCACGCGCGACGAAGCGCTGCGCATGGCCGAAGAGGAAGCCCTGGATCTGGTCGAAATCCAGCCCAACGCCGATCCGCCGGTCTGCAAGATCATGGATTTCGGCAAGTTCCGCTTCGAGCAGCAGAAAAAGGCCAACGAGGCCAAGAAGAAGCAGAAGCAGGTCGAGATCAAGGAACTCAAGTTCCGTCCGGTCACCGACGAGGGCGACTACCAGATCAAGCTGCGCAACATGCGCCGTTTCCTGGAAGAGGGCGACAAGGTCAAGGTCAACATCCGCTTCCGCGGCCGCGAGATGAGCCACCAGGAGCTCGGTCGCGAGATGGCGGCGCGGATCGAGGCCGACCTGGGCGAGGACATCGTGGTCGAGTCGCGTCCGCGCCTGGAAGGGCGGCAGATGGTCATGATGATCGCGCCCAAGAAGAAGACCTGAGCCGGGTCCTTCCCCGTCGCCGGGGAAGGGTCGCGGACGCGGTCGGGGTGGGAGCGCGGCTCCCAATCCCCTGATTTGCCTGAAGATATTTGCAAGCCCGGCCTCCAGCCCGCATACTATGCGGCCCGGTTCGCCGGGTTTGTTGTATGCAGATGCACGGACCTGTCGTAGATTCTTTGTAAATCAGCGACTTACAAGCCGGCAAGGGCAGGACGGAAAGAGTGGCCGCACGCATGCCGTGCCCAGCCACCGCCCAGGCCAGTGACATAAAACCATCCGAAAGGACATCGCAATGCCCAAGATCAAGACCAATCGGGCGGCGGCCAAGCGCTTCCGGAAGACCGCTTCCGGCAAGTACAAGTGCGGCCACGCCAACAAGAGCCACATCCTCACCAAGAAGGCGACCAAGCGGAAGCGCAACCTGCGGCAGACGAACCATGTTCGTGCCGAGGACGCGGGCCGTCTGGACCGCATGCTTCCGTATTTGTGAGGAGACTGAAAAATGGCACGAGTTAAGCGTGGTGTTACGGCGCGTCGCCGTCACAAGAAAATCCTGAAGCAGGCCAAGGGCTACTACAACGCCCGCCGCAAGGTCTTCCGCGTCGCCAAGCAGGCGGTGACGAAGGCCCTGCAGTACGCCTACATCGGTCGCAAGCAGAAGAAGCGCAATTTCCGTTCGCTGTGGATCACCCGCATCAATGCGGCGGCCCGCATCAACGGCATGAGCTACAGCCGATTTATCAACGGCCTGCTGAAGGCCGGCATCACCCTCGACCGCAAGGTGCTGGCGGACATCGCCGTGCACGACGCGAAGGGTTTTGCGGCTCTGGCAGAGAAGGCGAAGAGCGCGCTCGCGGCTTGATGCGGGTCCCTCCGCAAGAGCCCGCACATCCATGTGCGGACTTTTGAAAGAGGAACCACAAGGCATGGGGAAGGGCGCGAGTCCTTCCCCATTGTCGTTTCTGGGCCCGCGACATCGGGCCGTCGGACCCACCCAGGAGGATGCGATGAAAGGAATTTCCAGTTACGGCCGGTCCGGCGTGTGCGCGCTGGCGTTGTTGGGCGGCATGGCGGGGGCGACGGTCGCCGCGGCGCGCGACAAGGCGGCCGAGGAAACCGAGAACCTGCAGCGCTTCGCCGAGGTGATGCTGGCCAAGGGCCGCAACGAGCAGTGCACGGTGCTCGACGAAGCGCGCACCCGGCAGCTCGACGACGACGTCGCCGCGATCCTCAAGAAGCTGGAGAAGCGGGTTTCGCCGCAGAAGCTGCTCGGGGTGGCGCTCAACGCGACGGTCGCGACCGGCGAGCCGGCATCGGCGGCGAACTGCGACGAGGCGGCCCGGCAGTCGGTCGAGGCGGGCAGCGAACAGGCGCGGACCTGGGCGGACGAGCTCCGCGGCCGGCGATCGCGAGGCAATTCAACGCAAGGCAAGTGAAAGGAACCTTGAGCACATGGCGCAGATCGAGCAACTGACCCAGCACGCGCTGGCCGAGATCGCGGCGGCGGATTCCCCCGAGGCCATCGAGGCGCTGCGCGTGTCGCTGCTCGGCAAGTCCGGCAGCGTCACCGCCCAGCTCAAGCAGCTCGGCGCGCTGCCGGCGGACGAACGCAAGGCCGCCGGCGAGGCGATCAACAAGGCGCGCGACGCGCTGACCGATGCGCTGGCCCGGCGCAAGAGCGCGCTCGACGATGCCGCGCTCGACGCGCGCCTGGCCGCGGAAACCATCGACGTGACCCTGCCGGGCATCGACGCCGCGCGCGGCGGCCTGCATCCGGTCAGCCGCACGATGGAGCGCATGGCCGACATCTTCGGCCGGCTCGGCTTCGAACTGGCCGACGGCCCGGAGATCGAGGACGACTGGCACAACTTCGAAGCGCTCAACTTCCCGCCGCACCATCCGGCGCGGGCGATGCACGACACCTTCTATTTCCCGGCGGACAGCGCCGGCGTCGCCCGCCTGCTGCGCACCCACACCTCGGGCATGCAGGTGCGCTACATGCTGCAGGCCGTTGCCGATAAGAGCGGGCCGCCGCTGCGCATGATCGCGCTGGGCAAGGTCTACCGCAGCGACAGCGACCAGACCCACACGCCGATGTTCCACCAGTGCGAAGGCCTGCTGATCGACGAGCATTCCAGCTTCGCCGACCTCAAGGGCACCCTGGCCGAATTCGTGCGCGCGTTCTTCGAGCGCGATTTCGAGATGCGCTTCCGCCCGAGCTATTTCCCCTTCACCGAGCCCTCGGCGGAGGTCGACATCGCCTGGCAGCAGGCCGACGGCAGCACCCGCTGGCTGGAAGTGCTGGGCTGCGGCATGGTCCACCCGAACGTGCTGCGCAACGTCGGCATCGACCCGGAGCGCTACACCGGCTACGCCTTCGGCATGGGCGTGGAGCGGCTGACCATGCTGCGTTACGGCGTCGACGACCTGCGCAGCTTCTTCGAGAACGACGTGCGCTTCCTCAGGCAGTTCGCCTGAGGCAGGGGGCCGGGGAGCGGGCGATCGCAAGCGCGAGCGCCCCGGTTCCGCCGGCCCGCCCCGTTTGCGCGCCCCGTTTGCGCGCCATCCGTCCGCCGCTCGATTCCCCCATTCCCGATTCCCGGTCCATCCCCATGAAATTCAGCGAAAACTGGCTCCGCCAGCACGTCCCGACCGCCGCCACGCGCGATGAGCTCGCCGCGACCCTGACCGCGATCGGGCTGGAAGTGGAAGAAGTGACCGCGCTCGGCGCGGCGCTCGACGGCGTCGTCGTCGCGCGCATCGTCAGCGCCGAAAAGCATCCGGAAGCCGACCGCCTGCAGGTGTGCTCGGTCGATACCGGCAGCGGCACGGTGCAGATCGTGTGCGGCGCGCCGAACGCGCGCGCCGGCTTGATCGCGCCGTTGGCCACGGTCGGCGCGAGTCTGCCCGGCGGCATGGCGATCAAGGCCGCCAAGCTGCGCGGCGTGGAATCCTTCGGCATGCTGTGTTCGGCCAAGGAACTGGGCATCGACGCCGACGCGTCCGGCCTGCTGGAACTGCCGGCCGACGCGCCGGTCGGCCAGCCGCTGGCGCAGTACCTGGGCCTGCCCGACGCCAGCATCGAGATCAAGCTGACCCCGAACCGCGCCGACTGCTTCAGCGTGCGCGGCATCGCCTACGACGTCGCCGCCGCGACCGGCAGCGCGGTCGCGCCGCTGGCGATCGAGCCGGTGGCGGCGACGATCGACTCGGCCCTGGCGGTCGAGCTCGACGCCGGCGCCGACGTGCCGCGCTACTGCGGCCGGGTGATCGAGGGCGTCGACGCGACCGCGCCGACGCCGGTGTGGATGGCCGAGCGCCTGCGCCGCAGCGGCGTGCGCCCGGTGTCGTTCCTGGTCGACGTGACCCAGTACGTGATGCTGGAAATCGGCCAGCCGATGCACGCCTTCGACCGCGACACCCTGGCCGGCCCGGTCGGCGCGCGCCGCGCGCGCAAGGGCGAGGCGACGCAACTGCTCAACGCGCAGGAAGTGGCGCTGGACGAGCAGTTCATCGTCATCACCGACGGCGCCGGCGCGGCCCAGCGCGTGGTCGCGCTCGGCGGCGTCATGGGCGGCTACGACAGCCGCGTCACCGACGCCACCCGCAACGTGTTCCTGGAGGCCGCGCACTTCGCCCCGGCCGCGATCATCGGCCGCGGCCGCAAGCTCGGCCTGCACACCGACGCCGGCCACCGCTTCGAGCGCGGCGTCGATCCGGAGCTGCCGCGCACCGCGATCGAGTACGCGACCCGGTTGATCCTCGACATCGCCGGCGGCGCCGCCGGTCCGCTGACCGAATCGGCGCTGCCCGAGCACCTGCCGCAGCCGCGGCCGGTGGCGCTGCGCCGCGCGCGGCTGGCGCGCGTGCTCGGCCTGAGCGTGGCCGACGCCGAAGTCGAACGCATCCTGCAGGCCCTGGGCCTGGCGGTGGAGCGCAGCGACGACGGCTGGAGCGTGACCGCGCCGAGCCGCCGCTTCGACATCGCCATCGAAGAGGACCTGATCGAAGAGATCGCCCGCATCCACGGCTACGACCGCATCCCGACCACGCTGCCGGGCGGCGCCTCGCGCCTGATCGCGCCGAGCGAGACCCGCGTCGACGCGCCGACGGTGCGCCGGCAGATGGCCGCGCGCGACTACCTGGAAGCGGTCAACTACGCCTTCGTCGACGCCGCCTGGCTGCAGCTGTGGCAGGCGGGCGAGGGCGCGGTGGCGCTGGCCAACCCGCTCAGCGCCGAGCTCGGGGTGATGCGCACGATGCTGCTGCCGGGGCTGGTCGCCGCGCTCGCGCGCAACGCCGCGCGCCAGCAGGATCGGGTGCGCCTGTTCGAGCTGGGCAACGTGTTCCACGCCGCGGCCGGGGCGCCGCTGGAGACCCAGCGCATCGCCGCCGCGGTCTGCGGCGACGCCCGCGCCGAGCAGTGGGGGCGGGCGGCGCAGCCGGTCGGCTTCCACGACCTGCGCGGCGATCTCGACAGCCTTGCCGCCGCGGCCGGCGCGCGCCTGGAGTACCGCCCGAGCGCGCCGGCGTGGGCGCATCCGGGCCGCAGCGCCGACGTCTGGCGCGTGGACGGCGGCCGCGTGCTGCGGCTGGGCTGGATCGGCCAGCTGCATCCGCGCCTGCAGCGCGCGCTGGATCTGGACGTGGAGGTCGTCGCCTTCGAACTGGATCTGGGCGGATTGGTCGAACGCGCCATCGCCAAGGCCGGGGCGCAGTCCAAGTACCCGTCGGTGCGCCGCGATCGCGCGTTCATCGTCGCCGATACGGTGCCGTGGGCGGCCATTCAGGCCACCGTCCAGGCCGCCGCCGGGCCCAGCCTGCGCGAGTTGGTGCTGTTCGACCGCTACCAGGGCAAGGGCGTGGAAACCGGATTCAAGAGTCTCGCTATGGGCTTGATTCTGCAGGATGAATCGCGCACCCTGACCGACCGGGACGTGGATGCCGTGGTGGCCGAAGTGACCGCCGCGGTGGAGCGCGAACACGGTGCCAGGCTGCGCGCCTGACGCCTCGCGCGGCCGTCACGGTCCGGACGTTATTCAGAGGTCACCATGGCACTTACCAAAGCGGAAATGGCGGAGCGTCTGTTCGACGAAGTCGGACTGAACAAGCGCGAAGCCAAGGAGTTCGTCGACGCGTTCTTCGATGCGTTGCGCGAAGCGTTGGAGCAGGGGCGCCAGGTCAAGCTGTCGGGTTTCGGCAACTTCGATCTGCGCCGCAAGAACCAGCGCCCGGGCCGCAATCCGAAGACCGGCGAGGAGATTCCGATTTCCGCGCGCACGGTGGTGACCTTCCGCCCGGGCCAGAAGCTCAAGGAGCGGGTCGAGGCGTACAGCGGAGGCGAACATGCTGGATCCGGGCAGTAACCGCGAACTTCCGCCGATTCCGGCCAAGCGCTACTTCACCATCGGTGAGGTCAGCGAGCTGTGCGACGTCAAGCCGCACGTGCTGCGGTATTGGGAGACCGAGTTTCCCACCCTCAACCCGGTCAAGCGCCGCGGCAACCGCCGTTATTACCAGCGCCACGAAGTGCTGATGGTGCGGCAGATCCGCGGCCTGCTGTACGAACAGGGCTACACCATCGGCGGCGCGCGCCTGCGCCTGGAAGGCGAGGCGGCGAAGGACGAATCGGCGCTGTCCTCGCAGATCGTCAAGCAGGTGCGAATGGAACTGGAAGAAGTGCTGCAGCTGCTGCGGCGCTGAAAGGGCGGGAACGGGGAAGGAAAAGCCGCGGTTCGCCGCGGGCGTCCGGTTCCCCATTGCAGCCACAAGCGGCTATACTTGCCGCCCGCTCGCATGAGCGGATCTTTGCAAGCGACGTCGGGGCATAGCGCAGCCTGGTAGCGCATCTGCCTGGGGGGCAGAGGGTCGTCGGTTCAAATCCGGCTGTCCCGACCATCTTGCGAAACGCAGTACCGAGACCCTGGCGAACGCCGGGGTTTTTCGTTTCCGGCGCCTGGGTTTTTGGGTGGCGGGGCTTTCAGGCTCGATGCTTTCCGCTCAGCCGCTCAGCCGCTCAGCCGCTCAGCAGTTCTGCAGGGTTCCGGCTGCCGAGCCCGCATCGCAGCCCCTGCGAAGCCCGCGCGCGATCATGGCCGAACCGGCCCGAAGGCCGCGTCCCCGAACCGGCGGGGCCCGATGCCGGCGCTGCGAGGAAGCCGCGATGACCCCGACGCCTTTGGAACGCACCGGCGAATTCGAGCGCACCGACAACGGCTGGGTGCTCAAGTTCTGGACCCGCGAAGACGCCGGCCTGCGTCTGCGCCATGAGGTGTTCGACGACACGCCGGCGTTGCTGCGGCGGATCTACGAGGTGTTCGGGCGGGGCGCGCCGGGGGCGGCCGGCTGAGCCGGGAGGGCTTGCGGCGGCTGAGCGGAAAGCATCGGGCCTGAAGGCCCTCCCACGACAGGCTCTGGTGGGAGGGCCTTCAGGCCCGACGCCTTTCGATCCGGTCGCCGAAAACTCAGGGATCTTCGACCGTGTATCCCGCATCGCGCAGCTTGTCGAGCAATCCGCCGCTCTCCAGCAGATCCGCCACAGGCAGCGAGGCGAAGGTGCTGTTGTTCTTGGCGATCGCCTCCTGTGCGCGTTCGAGCCAGTTCGCGGTCACGCGCTGGCGCAGGTCGCCGAGGTTCAGGCGCCGGGCCACGCCGGTCGCGGCCAGCGCTTCCAGGCAGGTGCGGTACTGGTCGCCCTGCGGCAGCGTGCGCAGGGTGGCGATGTCGCCGACCGCCCAGGCGTTGCCGCGCGCGCGCATCGCTTCCAGGTCGGTCTCGATGCGCGAGAGCGTCTTGGCGAAGCACTCGCGGTCGTCCATCGCGCTGTCGGCGAATTCCTTGAGCGTGGCCTTGGGGTCGTCGATCTTCAGCGTCACCCGCGCCTCGGTTACCGGCACGCCGTGCTGCTTGGCCGCCTTTTCCACCACCGGCTGGACCACGCCCTTGAGCGACAGCCCGGATTGCTTGATCGCCGCCTCGTAGAGCTCCTGCGCGGCGAAGATCGGCCGCCATTTCTCGACCCCGCCGTCGCGGCCGATGTAGCGCGCCTTGAGCGCGCTCCAGCGCGCGTACAGGTCGGCCGGCACCACGTCCTGCAGGGTCTTTCCGTCCGGGTTCTTGCGCGCCTTCAGCGCGGTGGGAATCAGCATCATGGTGCGGAACATGCCCAGCTCGGTGCCGAGGCTGACCGAGGGCGGGGCGATGACTTCCTGCGAATCGGCGATGGTCGCCTCGACCTGGCGCGACAGCCAGGTCATGTCCTTGGGCAGCGGGCTGACCGTGCCGAGGATCCACAGCACGTGGCCGCCGCGGGTCACCTTCCACAGGCCGGGGCCGGGTTGTTCGCCGGTGACGACCAGGGTGTCGAGGTCGCGGATGTCGCCGGCCGGGGGCGGCGTCGGCGTCTGCGCCGCTGCGGCCGGCAGCAGCGCCAGCAGGGCGAGGGCGGTGAGGGCGCGGCGCATCCTTGGCGTTCTCTGGAAGGTGAGGGAGGGCGACGGTGTCGGGCGAGCGGATCGTAGCCGGTTCGCCGCGCCGGCGGTATGCGCCATCTGTAACACGCCCTGGCGCTTTCGCGGTGCCGGCGCGGCGATTCGGCCCGCGTCGCCATGGTTTGCAAATGAGAACCATTGCCAACTAGACTGCGCAGGCCGGCGCGCCCCAAGGTGGGCGCTCCGGCGCCGTTTCCGGCTCCCCGCACGACCCGGCCCGGCGCTACGCCACCGGCCGCCCCACGACCCGACGCCGCAATGACGCAAAGCTCCGCCACTCCGGCCCTCGCCGCCACGCGCGCCGGCCACGACCCGCGCCCCGCCGCGCCGGCGCGCAAGCCGCGCGCGCCGTTGTCGTGGCGCTACCGCGGCGAAGTCGCGGCGCGCGCGTTCGCGGCGATCGTGCTCGGCTACCTGTTCGCCTACGCGCTGACCGCGGTGCTGAGCCTGACGCTGCCGTTCTCGCGGGTCGACAACGTGATCGCGGCGAGCCTGCTGAGCTTTTTCGTCTGGTGCGCGGTGGCGATGTACGCCTTCGCTACGCGCAGCGCCTGGCGCGCGTGCTGGGCGCCGGCGCTGGGCGCGACGCTGCTGCTGGGCGTCGCGCGGCTGTGCGGCGCGGCCGCGTTGTTTTCCGCCGCGACGCCGGCGGCCTGAGGCGCCGACACGATGAAAAACACTTTCTCGCAAGCGATGGCGTGGCTGCACACCTGGGCCGGGCTGATGATCGGCTGGCTGCTGTTCGTGATCTTCGTCGGCGGCACCATCGCCTGCTTCGACAAGGAACTCACCCACTGGATGCAGCCGGCGCTGCACGGCCACGAACGCGGCGCCGACAGCGTCGACCTGGACGCGGCGCTGACGCAACTGCAGAAAGTGTCCAAGGAACATCCGCACGCCTACTACATCACCCTGCCGGGCGAGCGCAGCAAGTCGCTGCAGGGCGGCGTCTACTACGACGTCGGCGATCCGGACGAATTCAACCTCGACCCGGCGACCGGCAAGCCGGTGCCCGAGACCGCAGGCGGCGAATTCTTCTTCACCCTGCACTTCAACCTGCATTCGCAGACCTGGGGCATGTACATCGTCGGCCTGGCCGGGATGTTCATGCTGATCGCGATCCTCACCGGCATCGTGATCCACAAGCGCATCTTCAAGGACTTCTTCACCTTCCGCCCGAAGAACGGCGGCCAGCGCGCGTGGCTGGACGGGCACAACCTGACCGGCGTGCTCGGCCTGCCGTTCCACCTGATGATCGCCTACACCGGCGTGGCGATCTTCGTCGCCAACTACATGCCGGCCGGGCTGTACTCGGCGTTCAACGGCGACGTCGAGAAGTTCTTCGTCGAGGCCTCCGACAGCTACGAGCGGCCCGAGACCGGCAAGCCGCTGAAGACGATCCACTCGATCGACGCGCTGATCGCCGACGCGCGCGCGCGCCTTGGCCAGCCGGTGACCTGGGTCAGCGTGCACCATCCCGACGACACCAGCGCCACGATCTCCTTCGGCGGCGACCACAGCCGCGACGTCGCCTGGAATTTCAAGCAGGTGTTCTACGACGCCAACGACGGCCGCTTCCTGCACGTCAGCGGGC contains these protein-coding regions:
- the infC gene encoding translation initiation factor IF-3 is translated as MATISTPEKPNRKNQEIRVPRVRVIGSDGEMIGVLTRDEALRMAEEEALDLVEIQPNADPPVCKIMDFGKFRFEQQKKANEAKKKQKQVEIKELKFRPVTDEGDYQIKLRNMRRFLEEGDKVKVNIRFRGREMSHQELGREMAARIEADLGEDIVVESRPRLEGRQMVMMIAPKKKT
- a CDS encoding PepSY-associated TM helix domain-containing protein — protein: MKNTFSQAMAWLHTWAGLMIGWLLFVIFVGGTIACFDKELTHWMQPALHGHERGADSVDLDAALTQLQKVSKEHPHAYYITLPGERSKSLQGGVYYDVGDPDEFNLDPATGKPVPETAGGEFFFTLHFNLHSQTWGMYIVGLAGMFMLIAILTGIVIHKRIFKDFFTFRPKNGGQRAWLDGHNLTGVLGLPFHLMIAYTGVAIFVANYMPAGLYSAFNGDVEKFFVEASDSYERPETGKPLKTIHSIDALIADARARLGQPVTWVSVHHPDDTSATISFGGDHSRDVAWNFKQVFYDANDGRFLHVSGPMAAGYKTYTFIGGMHMAQWGGSALRWLYFVMGIAGCVMIASGMQVWVNKRAKKIAEAGSLSGYGLVQALNLGVVGGLPLASAAMVIGNRLIPADAAARANAEITVFCAVWIAATLYAAIPAVHKRGWGQFFALNAAAFALVPLVNLATAPNSHLLATIARGDWTLAAVDLTALALALGFALLARRSFVKARQPAPERKPRRERAGGEPAGGNPALADR
- the rpmI gene encoding 50S ribosomal protein L35, whose amino-acid sequence is MPKIKTNRAAAKRFRKTASGKYKCGHANKSHILTKKATKRKRNLRQTNHVRAEDAGRLDRMLPYL
- the rplT gene encoding 50S ribosomal protein L20 — translated: MARVKRGVTARRRHKKILKQAKGYYNARRKVFRVAKQAVTKALQYAYIGRKQKKRNFRSLWITRINAAARINGMSYSRFINGLLKAGITLDRKVLADIAVHDAKGFAALAEKAKSALAA
- a CDS encoding integration host factor subunit alpha gives rise to the protein MALTKAEMAERLFDEVGLNKREAKEFVDAFFDALREALEQGRQVKLSGFGNFDLRRKNQRPGRNPKTGEEIPISARTVVTFRPGQKLKERVEAYSGGEHAGSGQ
- a CDS encoding TraB/GumN family protein; translated protein: MRRALTALALLALLPAAAAQTPTPPPAGDIRDLDTLVVTGEQPGPGLWKVTRGGHVLWILGTVSPLPKDMTWLSRQVEATIADSQEVIAPPSVSLGTELGMFRTMMLIPTALKARKNPDGKTLQDVVPADLYARWSALKARYIGRDGGVEKWRPIFAAQELYEAAIKQSGLSLKGVVQPVVEKAAKQHGVPVTEARVTLKIDDPKATLKEFADSAMDDRECFAKTLSRIETDLEAMRARGNAWAVGDIATLRTLPQGDQYRTCLEALAATGVARRLNLGDLRQRVTANWLERAQEAIAKNNSTFASLPVADLLESGGLLDKLRDAGYTVEDP
- the pheS gene encoding phenylalanine--tRNA ligase subunit alpha, whose product is MAQIEQLTQHALAEIAAADSPEAIEALRVSLLGKSGSVTAQLKQLGALPADERKAAGEAINKARDALTDALARRKSALDDAALDARLAAETIDVTLPGIDAARGGLHPVSRTMERMADIFGRLGFELADGPEIEDDWHNFEALNFPPHHPARAMHDTFYFPADSAGVARLLRTHTSGMQVRYMLQAVADKSGPPLRMIALGKVYRSDSDQTHTPMFHQCEGLLIDEHSSFADLKGTLAEFVRAFFERDFEMRFRPSYFPFTEPSAEVDIAWQQADGSTRWLEVLGCGMVHPNVLRNVGIDPERYTGYAFGMGVERLTMLRYGVDDLRSFFENDVRFLRQFA
- a CDS encoding MerR family transcriptional regulator; amino-acid sequence: MLDPGSNRELPPIPAKRYFTIGEVSELCDVKPHVLRYWETEFPTLNPVKRRGNRRYYQRHEVLMVRQIRGLLYEQGYTIGGARLRLEGEAAKDESALSSQIVKQVRMELEEVLQLLRR
- the pheT gene encoding phenylalanine--tRNA ligase subunit beta gives rise to the protein MKFSENWLRQHVPTAATRDELAATLTAIGLEVEEVTALGAALDGVVVARIVSAEKHPEADRLQVCSVDTGSGTVQIVCGAPNARAGLIAPLATVGASLPGGMAIKAAKLRGVESFGMLCSAKELGIDADASGLLELPADAPVGQPLAQYLGLPDASIEIKLTPNRADCFSVRGIAYDVAAATGSAVAPLAIEPVAATIDSALAVELDAGADVPRYCGRVIEGVDATAPTPVWMAERLRRSGVRPVSFLVDVTQYVMLEIGQPMHAFDRDTLAGPVGARRARKGEATQLLNAQEVALDEQFIVITDGAGAAQRVVALGGVMGGYDSRVTDATRNVFLEAAHFAPAAIIGRGRKLGLHTDAGHRFERGVDPELPRTAIEYATRLILDIAGGAAGPLTESALPEHLPQPRPVALRRARLARVLGLSVADAEVERILQALGLAVERSDDGWSVTAPSRRFDIAIEEDLIEEIARIHGYDRIPTTLPGGASRLIAPSETRVDAPTVRRQMAARDYLEAVNYAFVDAAWLQLWQAGEGAVALANPLSAELGVMRTMLLPGLVAALARNAARQQDRVRLFELGNVFHAAAGAPLETQRIAAAVCGDARAEQWGRAAQPVGFHDLRGDLDSLAAAAGARLEYRPSAPAWAHPGRSADVWRVDGGRVLRLGWIGQLHPRLQRALDLDVEVVAFELDLGGLVERAIAKAGAQSKYPSVRRDRAFIVADTVPWAAIQATVQAAAGPSLRELVLFDRYQGKGVETGFKSLAMGLILQDESRTLTDRDVDAVVAEVTAAVEREHGARLRA